The following are from one region of the Camelus dromedarius isolate mCamDro1 chromosome 16, mCamDro1.pat, whole genome shotgun sequence genome:
- the LOC105102454 gene encoding LOW QUALITY PROTEIN: uncharacterized protein C8orf58-like (The sequence of the model RefSeq protein was modified relative to this genomic sequence to represent the inferred CDS: substituted 1 base at 1 genomic stop codon), which produces MLGLRRAFAVEPLSGRDVTGEDLARGCLVPGVTSTYRPDAAPGYSSDSWEGGGKLRGLERQIPLLKLAFQDSGVEMVVGDSSPATLRGLSQDSLNFEPMGSPETLALGAVEPPAHLRRLLASRKLEQVLERAPQLLTSPASLSQHYRSLSPPSQPGCEKPLFGAGVQEATEAESDLEAHLEEAEVVRPEAQACLPGQGLRYLEHLCLVLEQTARLQQLYLQLQTRRASGDPEEESEESAVAPSSPSSHAPGSEVHEPWEQLSQTEETGAKTASPPKAGVRSPSPPRLSEAPAEXANAFPSSQGHKVKVLLNQIRWRSPRPAEPAALPDGPARRTTSGGLRERPPCHPLRKTFMPSLAVKKQRTKNFSLH; this is translated from the coding sequence ATGCTGGGCCTGCGGCGCGCCTTCGCCGTGGAGCCACTCAGCGGCCGGGATGTCACTGGCGAGGACCTGGCACGTGGCTGCCTAGTGCCTGGAGTCACCAGCACCTACAGACCGGATGCTGCTCCAGGGTACTCGTCAGACTCCTGGGAGGGAGGTGGCAAGCTGAGAGGTCTTGAAAGGCAGATACCGCTTCTCAAACTGGCCTTCCAGGACTCAGGAGTGGAGATGGTGGTTGGGGACAGCTCCCCGGCCACCTTACGGGGGCTTTCTCAAGACTCTCTGAACTTTGAGCCCATGGGGAGCCCTGAGACCCTGGCTCTTGGGGCTGTGGAGCCTCCTGCCCACCTAAGACGGCTTCTGGCCAGCCGTAAGCTGGAGCAGGTGCTGGAGCGGGCCCCCCAGCTCCTGACTTCCCCTGCCAGCTTGTCACAACACTACCGCTCCCTGAGCCCGCCCAGCCAGCCTGGGTGTGAAAAGCCTCTTTTTGGAGCAGGGGTACAGGAGGCCACTGAGGCAGAGAGTGACCTAGAGGCACACCTGGAAGAAGCAGAGGTGGTGAGGCCTGAAGCCCAGGCCTGCCTCCCGGGGCAGGGTCTTCGCTACCTGGAACACCTGTGCCTAGTGCTGGAGCAGACGGCGAGGCTCCAGCAGCTCTACCTGCAGCTGCAGACTCGGAGGGCCTCTGGGGATCCTGAAGAGGAGTCGGAGGAGTCGGCTGTGGCCCCTTCATCTCCATCCTCTCATGCCCCAGGCAGTGAGGTCCATGAGCCATGGGAGCAGCTCAGCCAGACTGAGGAGACAGGAGCAAAAACAGCTTCACCCCCAAAGGCAGGGGTccgcagccccagccctcccaggcTGTCAGAGGCCCCAGCAGAGTGAGCTAACGCCTTCCCAtcctcccagggacacaaggtCAAGGTCCTCCTCAACCAGATCCGATGGAGAAGCCCTCGACCTGCTGAACCCGCTGCCCTTCCTGACGGCCCTGCCCGCAGGACAACATCAGGGGGCCTCCGTGAAAGGCCTCCATGCCACCCCCTCCGGAAGACCTTTATGCCATCGTTAGCAGTTAAGAAGCAAAGaacaaaaaacttttctttgCACTGA